The proteins below are encoded in one region of Winogradskyella helgolandensis:
- a CDS encoding DUF6122 family protein, with product MLQSLIHYGIHFGLPLIVAIVFYKSYWLKAYGIMILGMLIDLDHLLANPIFDPNRCSINFHPLHSYFAISMYLVLLIPKKTRLIGLGLVIHIIADIADCGLM from the coding sequence ATGCTACAGTCATTGATCCATTATGGCATACATTTCGGTTTACCGTTGATTGTTGCCATTGTGTTTTATAAGTCCTATTGGCTAAAAGCATATGGTATTATGATTTTAGGAATGCTAATAGATTTAGATCACTTACTAGCAAATCCTATTTTTGATCCTAACCGTTGTAGCATCAATTTTCACCCACTCCACTCCTACTTTGCTATTTCTATGTATTTAGTCTTATTAATTCCTAAAAAAACACGATTGATTGGCTTAGGATTGGTTATTCACATTATTGCAGATATAGCAGACTGTGGACTAATGTAA
- the dapB gene encoding 4-hydroxy-tetrahydrodipicolinate reductase encodes MKIALLGYGRMGKSIEAIAVDRSHSIVLKVSDTNSNYDFADADVAIDFSIPTVAMTNIKKAIDAGVPVISGTTGWLDHYSEIIDYCNAKNGTFLYASNFSLGVNIFFELNKKLTELMSGFSEYTTEIEEIHHTQKLDAPSGTAITLADQIIEQSNFKNWTLDKANTDEIHIEAKRIEGVPGTHEITYNSEIDSISIKHTAHSRQGFAMGAVIAAEWIKDKKGIFNMKDVLNIG; translated from the coding sequence ATGAAAATAGCTTTACTAGGTTATGGCAGAATGGGCAAAAGCATTGAAGCTATCGCAGTAGATCGCAGTCATAGTATTGTATTAAAAGTATCAGATACCAACTCAAATTACGATTTTGCAGATGCAGATGTGGCTATAGATTTTAGTATCCCAACAGTTGCAATGACAAACATAAAAAAAGCAATAGATGCTGGTGTTCCTGTTATTTCTGGAACCACAGGTTGGTTAGATCATTACAGTGAGATCATTGACTATTGTAATGCTAAGAATGGTACATTTTTATACGCATCAAATTTTAGCTTAGGTGTCAATATCTTTTTTGAACTGAACAAAAAACTAACTGAATTGATGTCTGGTTTTTCTGAATACACCACAGAAATTGAAGAAATTCATCACACGCAAAAATTAGATGCCCCAAGCGGAACAGCGATTACCCTTGCTGACCAAATTATAGAGCAGAGCAATTTTAAAAATTGGACTTTAGATAAGGCAAACACAGACGAAATCCATATTGAAGCGAAGCGTATTGAAGGAGTTCCTGGCACGCATGAAATCACCTATAATTCCGAAATAGATTCTATAAGCATTAAACACACAGCCCACAGCAGACAAGGTTTTGCTATGGGAGCCGTAATTGCTGCAGAATGGATTAAAGATAAAAAAGGCATCTTTAATATGAAAGATGTGTTAAACATTGGTTAA
- a CDS encoding WbqC family protein: MTSLIYPTYFPNMAHFWAVINSDAIHLEVSDNYQKQSYRNRTEIYGANGKLALTVPVSYTQKNRQLYKDVKIANEEQWQLLHLKSLQSAYSMSPFFEFYIDDLMPLFEERFDYILDLNLRCLDVLIDSLQTQTKPINTTVFEKEPIDKTDFRYLVKRNSEVKPFESYTQVFTEKHGFIPNLSILDLLFNEGPNAELYLTRQTLQIENPNKVKLK, translated from the coding sequence ATGACAAGCCTTATTTATCCCACATATTTTCCAAACATGGCACATTTTTGGGCTGTTATAAATTCGGATGCTATACATCTTGAGGTTTCTGACAATTACCAAAAACAATCCTACAGAAACCGTACTGAAATTTATGGTGCAAATGGAAAACTAGCTTTAACGGTTCCTGTGAGTTATACTCAGAAAAACAGGCAGCTTTATAAAGATGTAAAAATTGCTAACGAAGAGCAGTGGCAACTTCTTCATTTAAAGTCGTTACAATCGGCTTATAGTATGTCACCTTTCTTCGAGTTTTATATAGATGACTTAATGCCACTTTTTGAAGAACGTTTCGATTATATCTTAGATTTAAATCTGAGATGTTTAGATGTGCTTATAGACAGTCTTCAAACACAAACAAAGCCGATTAATACAACAGTATTTGAAAAAGAGCCAATAGACAAAACGGATTTTAGATATTTGGTAAAACGGAATTCTGAAGTCAAACCTTTTGAATCTTACACTCAAGTTTTCACAGAGAAACATGGCTTTATTCCTAATCTTAGTATTTTAGATCTTTTGTTTAATGAAGGTCCAAATGCTGAGTTATATTTAACAAGACAAACGTTACAAATAGAAAACCCTAATAAAGTCAAGTTAAAATAA
- a CDS encoding ParB/RepB/Spo0J family partition protein: MAKATKKQALGRGLSALLKDPENDINSAEDRNADKVVGNIVELDIDSIEVNPFQPRTNFNEETLRELASSIRELGVIQPITVRKLAFNKYQLVSGERRFRASKLIGLEAIPAYIRIANDQESLEMALVENIQRQDLDAIEIALSYQRLIDEIQLTQEEMSERVGKKRSTIANYLRLLKLDPIIQTGIRDGFISMGHGRAMVNIEDQIDQLEVYEKIITNKLSVRATEQLVKNLNSETPSKPEEPSYEIPKNIKKGVKDFSEYFGHKIDVKVAKNGSGKITIPFHSEEDFNRIKKLVQRDK; encoded by the coding sequence ATGGCGAAAGCGACAAAAAAACAAGCATTAGGACGTGGTCTTTCAGCTCTACTGAAAGATCCTGAAAACGATATCAATTCAGCAGAAGATAGAAATGCAGATAAAGTAGTTGGCAATATTGTTGAACTTGATATTGATAGTATTGAGGTGAATCCATTTCAACCAAGAACCAATTTTAATGAAGAAACATTAAGAGAGCTTGCATCCTCTATCCGCGAGCTTGGTGTGATACAACCGATAACAGTAAGAAAATTAGCTTTCAACAAATACCAACTGGTATCTGGGGAACGTCGTTTTAGAGCTTCAAAATTAATTGGATTAGAAGCCATTCCTGCATATATTAGAATTGCAAATGACCAAGAGTCACTAGAAATGGCTTTGGTAGAAAACATTCAACGTCAAGATTTAGATGCTATAGAAATTGCGTTATCATATCAACGTTTAATTGACGAAATTCAATTAACACAAGAGGAAATGAGTGAACGTGTTGGAAAAAAACGCTCCACGATTGCTAATTATTTGCGTTTATTAAAGTTAGACCCAATTATCCAAACAGGTATACGCGATGGTTTTATAAGTATGGGTCATGGACGAGCTATGGTTAATATAGAAGATCAAATTGACCAACTTGAGGTTTACGAAAAAATCATTACAAATAAACTTTCAGTAAGGGCTACAGAACAATTAGTAAAAAACTTAAATTCTGAAACGCCTTCTAAACCAGAAGAACCTAGCTATGAGATTCCTAAAAACATAAAAAAAGGAGTTAAGGACTTTTCAGAATATTTTGGTCATAAAATAGACGTTAAAGTTGCTAAAAATGGAAGTGGTAAAATTACAATTCCTTTCCATTCTGAAGAAGATTTTAACCGAATCAAAAAATTAGTTCAACGTGACAAATAA
- the lepB gene encoding signal peptidase I, whose product MTWTQWFVFILIIQIIHGLATWKLYIKAGRKAWEAFVPIYNAVVLMKIISRPWWWVILMFLPIVNLIMIPAVWVETARAYGKDSKVDALLCIVTLGFYLFYLNYVADVNYIENRELKPKTSTGEWITSILFAVVAATIVHTYFFQPFVIPSSSLEKSLLVGDFLIVSKLHYGARTPMTTVGAPMVHDTIPVIGKKSYLYNDNFEERNTSWINKLQLPFFRFPGFENVERNDIVVFNQPADTLLNMNDFHPDRNYYKPIDKKTNLVKRCVGVAGDTLEIRNGYVFINGVQNQLPPRSHLQFSYDVTLKKAHTSQAEQYQFFDLLKKIGITDGARLMNDGSYIIFAATDEAIAHLEVQPNINTVTPIKQGKGVDGTIFPYDNKYPWNTDNFGPMWIPKSGATLNLSLDNISIYKRAIEEYEGHKVVTRGSQIFIDDKLATSYTFNQDYYWMMGDNRHNSIDSRYWGFVPNDHIFGKPVFIWMSIDGINEGIKNWSFRWDRIFTTVSGGNERTSYLIPFIVLVLGITFFNRWRRKKKANS is encoded by the coding sequence ATGACCTGGACACAATGGTTTGTTTTTATACTCATTATACAAATTATTCATGGCTTAGCAACATGGAAGTTATACATTAAAGCTGGTAGAAAAGCTTGGGAAGCATTTGTCCCGATTTACAATGCTGTGGTCTTAATGAAAATTATTTCACGCCCTTGGTGGTGGGTAATTTTAATGTTTTTACCAATCGTGAATCTTATTATGATTCCTGCTGTTTGGGTAGAAACTGCTCGAGCTTATGGCAAAGACAGTAAAGTTGATGCATTATTATGCATCGTTACTTTAGGTTTTTATCTCTTCTATCTCAACTATGTTGCCGATGTCAATTATATTGAAAACAGAGAATTAAAACCTAAAACGTCTACTGGAGAATGGATTACGTCTATTCTTTTCGCTGTAGTTGCTGCAACTATTGTACATACGTACTTCTTTCAACCTTTTGTGATTCCTTCATCGTCTTTAGAAAAATCCTTACTCGTTGGAGACTTTCTAATTGTGAGTAAGTTACATTATGGAGCAAGAACTCCAATGACTACCGTTGGCGCACCAATGGTGCATGATACAATTCCTGTTATTGGCAAAAAATCGTATTTATATAATGATAACTTCGAAGAACGTAATACATCTTGGATTAATAAGCTTCAGCTACCATTTTTTAGGTTTCCAGGTTTTGAAAATGTAGAGCGAAACGATATTGTAGTGTTTAATCAGCCTGCTGATACCTTGTTAAATATGAACGATTTTCATCCAGATCGGAATTATTACAAACCTATAGACAAAAAAACAAACCTGGTAAAACGATGTGTTGGTGTAGCTGGCGACACTCTTGAAATTAGAAATGGGTATGTGTTTATAAATGGAGTACAAAATCAATTACCTCCAAGATCACATTTGCAATTTTCTTATGACGTAACTTTAAAAAAGGCACATACAAGCCAAGCAGAACAATATCAATTTTTCGACTTATTAAAGAAAATTGGTATTACTGATGGTGCTCGCTTAATGAATGATGGTAGTTACATTATTTTTGCTGCCACTGATGAAGCCATTGCACATTTAGAAGTTCAACCTAATATAAATACTGTAACACCTATAAAACAAGGAAAAGGTGTAGATGGAACTATTTTTCCATATGATAATAAGTACCCGTGGAACACAGACAACTTTGGACCAATGTGGATTCCAAAATCTGGAGCTACTCTTAATTTATCATTAGACAATATCTCAATATACAAACGTGCAATTGAAGAATACGAAGGTCATAAAGTGGTTACGAGAGGCAGTCAAATTTTTATTGACGATAAACTAGCAACATCATACACATTTAACCAAGATTATTATTGGATGATGGGAGATAACAGACACAATTCTATAGATAGTCGATATTGGGGATTTGTACCTAACGATCATATTTTTGGTAAACCTGTCTTTATTTGGATGAGTATAGACGGCATTAACGAGGGCATTAAAAACTGGAGTTTCCGCTGGGATCGCATATTCACAACTGTCAGTGGTGGTAACGAACGGACGTCTTATTTAATTCCATTTATAGTTCTTGTTTTAGGGATTACTTTCTTTAATAGATGGAGACGAAAGAAAAAGGCGAATTCATAA
- a CDS encoding DUF5683 domain-containing protein yields MLFSFSQIEKDSTSIAIDESPIIANETLVKKEIDPLRPSKAAFYSAVLPGLGQAYNKKYWKIPIVWGAIGAGVYFYVRNDEQFDRYRDAYKSRLAGFKDDEFYNLISDDGLIRAQEQFRRNKEMSLLITIGLYALNIIDANIDAHLLQFNVDENLSLSPHYQYNELENTSDLGLTLNFKF; encoded by the coding sequence ATGCTTTTTTCATTTTCTCAAATCGAAAAAGATAGCACAAGTATTGCCATAGATGAAAGTCCAATTATTGCTAATGAAACTTTAGTTAAAAAAGAAATAGATCCCTTAAGACCATCTAAAGCTGCTTTCTATTCTGCCGTACTTCCTGGTTTAGGCCAAGCTTACAACAAAAAGTACTGGAAAATCCCTATTGTTTGGGGAGCCATTGGTGCAGGTGTATATTTTTATGTTAGAAACGATGAGCAATTTGACCGCTATAGAGATGCTTACAAAAGTCGTTTGGCTGGTTTTAAGGACGATGAATTTTATAATTTAATATCAGACGACGGACTCATTAGAGCACAAGAACAGTTTAGACGCAATAAAGAAATGTCTCTCTTAATAACTATTGGCTTATACGCACTAAATATTATTGATGCGAATATAGATGCACATTTACTTCAATTTAATGTCGATGAAAATTTAAGTCTGAGTCCACATTATCAATATAATGAATTAGAAAACACTTCGGATTTAGGGTTAACACTTAATTTTAAATTTTAA
- a CDS encoding ParA family protein, with the protein MGKIIAIANQKGGVGKTTTSVNLAASLGALEKKVLLIDADPQANASSGLGIDVDTVAVGSYQVIEHSANAKEAIVTSNAPNVDVMPAHIDLVAIEIELVDKEEREYMLKKAIIDLKSEYDYILIDCAPSLGLLTLNALTSADSVIIPIQCEYFALEGLGKLLNTIKSVQKIHNEALDIEGLLLTMFDSRLRLSNQVVEEVQKHFSDMVFDTIIQRNVRLGEAPSYGESIINYDVSSKGAANYLSLAKELIKKNEL; encoded by the coding sequence ATGGGCAAAATCATTGCGATAGCAAATCAAAAAGGAGGTGTTGGTAAGACAACAACCTCAGTAAATTTAGCCGCTTCTTTAGGTGCACTAGAGAAGAAAGTACTGCTTATAGATGCCGATCCTCAAGCCAACGCAAGTTCTGGTTTAGGTATTGATGTAGATACGGTTGCGGTAGGCTCATATCAGGTTATAGAACATTCTGCGAATGCAAAAGAAGCTATTGTAACTTCTAACGCGCCAAATGTAGATGTAATGCCTGCACACATCGATCTTGTTGCTATCGAAATTGAATTGGTAGATAAAGAAGAGCGAGAGTATATGCTTAAAAAAGCTATCATAGATTTAAAATCAGAATATGATTATATCTTAATAGACTGTGCTCCCTCTTTAGGATTACTAACTTTGAATGCTTTAACATCAGCAGATTCTGTAATTATACCCATTCAATGCGAGTATTTTGCACTTGAAGGTTTAGGAAAACTGTTAAATACTATTAAAAGTGTACAGAAAATCCATAATGAAGCGTTAGACATAGAAGGCTTACTGTTAACGATGTTCGATTCGCGTTTACGTTTATCAAATCAAGTTGTGGAAGAAGTCCAAAAACACTTTAGCGATATGGTGTTTGATACTATTATTCAACGAAACGTGCGTTTAGGTGAAGCACCAAGTTATGGTGAAAGCATTATTAACTATGATGTAAGTAGTAAAGGTGCTGCAAATTATTTGAGTTTAGCCAAGGAGCTGATTAAGAAAAATGAATTATAA
- a CDS encoding endonuclease/exonuclease/phosphatase family protein: MRGLKLGSKIIFVINSLVAFLLLTSYILPYIPPRSFASLSVLSLGVPLLILFNVAFLIYWLIRVKKQMLLSLVVLLLGWNYINSMYKFSSSEDVKDDSDFSVMSFNVRLFNKYDWLKDKTVKDSILDFINKEQPDVLCLQEYPRSEQVKLNGYNNFNATYNKGIRGGQAIYSKFPIVNSGSLEFPNTHNNAIFVDIVKQKDTIRVYTLHLQSSGIETDVEKLKNETSSHLFEQVGSTFKAQQGQVELFLAHKSKSNYKTIVTGDFNNTAYSYIYRMVKGDDLKDTFEDAGDGFGRTFDFKFFPMRIDFILADEDFVVNSFKTFDVKLSDHYPIKTTLSLP; the protein is encoded by the coding sequence ATGAGAGGTTTAAAACTAGGTAGTAAAATTATATTTGTCATCAATTCTTTGGTTGCGTTTTTACTGCTTACGTCTTATATCTTACCTTATATTCCACCCAGAAGTTTTGCGTCATTATCTGTATTAAGTTTAGGTGTGCCATTGCTTATTTTATTTAATGTTGCCTTTTTAATTTATTGGTTGATTCGTGTAAAAAAGCAAATGCTATTATCTTTGGTGGTGTTGTTATTAGGTTGGAACTATATTAATTCTATGTATAAGTTTTCGTCCTCAGAAGATGTTAAAGATGATTCTGATTTTTCTGTGATGTCATTTAATGTTAGACTTTTTAATAAGTACGATTGGTTGAAGGATAAAACTGTAAAGGATAGTATTCTCGATTTTATAAATAAAGAACAACCCGATGTTTTGTGTCTTCAAGAATATCCGCGAAGCGAACAAGTAAAGCTAAATGGATATAATAACTTTAATGCGACTTATAATAAAGGTATTAGAGGTGGTCAGGCTATTTACTCTAAATTTCCAATTGTTAATTCGGGATCGTTAGAATTCCCTAATACCCATAACAATGCTATTTTTGTGGACATCGTAAAACAAAAAGATACTATTAGAGTGTATACATTACACCTACAGTCTTCTGGTATCGAAACCGATGTGGAGAAGCTAAAAAATGAAACCTCTAGTCATTTGTTTGAACAAGTGGGTTCGACGTTTAAAGCACAACAAGGCCAAGTGGAATTGTTTTTAGCCCATAAATCAAAATCGAATTATAAAACCATAGTAACCGGTGATTTCAATAATACAGCCTATTCATACATCTACAGAATGGTTAAAGGTGATGATTTAAAAGATACGTTTGAAGATGCAGGTGATGGCTTTGGTAGAACTTTTGATTTTAAATTTTTCCCAATGCGAATTGATTTTATCTTGGCCGATGAAGATTTTGTAGTTAATAGTTTTAAAACATTTGATGTAAAACTATCAGACCATTATCCTATAAAAACGACGCTTAGTCTACCTTAA